In Longimicrobiales bacterium, a genomic segment contains:
- a CDS encoding aminotransferase class I/II-fold pyridoxal phosphate-dependent enzyme, with protein sequence MRYSPFRMERWQSTYEHRVKINLSESGVHPLTVDELIEISGQDVDVGSTLLGYGQSNGSDELRSLIAGQYAGATDASVLATVGGAEANFTCFWHLFEGGAKAAIILPTYGQVPGLLESFGSRLSPVHLREEDGWQPDMEALEAALEDGASFVLITNPNNPTGASLTRESMDRIAELTEKHGAWILADEVYAGAETGEERTPSFWGSHERVLVTNSLSKAYGLPGLRLGWIMGPDELINELWGRTDYTTIAPASVSDQLACVALASGTRDRIGERTRGIVRKNLGVVEQWMAAQDGRFRYQAPDAGAICYTHYDDPINSSEFAEKMRVEKSVLVVPGDHFGMDHYLRLGFGNPEDELLEGLSRVREAFDDISG encoded by the coding sequence TTGCGTTACTCACCTTTCCGCATGGAGCGGTGGCAGTCCACGTACGAGCACCGCGTGAAAATCAATCTGTCAGAAAGCGGTGTGCATCCACTGACCGTGGATGAACTCATCGAAATTTCCGGCCAGGATGTCGACGTCGGCTCCACGCTCCTCGGCTACGGCCAATCGAACGGGTCGGACGAACTGCGGTCGCTCATTGCCGGGCAGTATGCCGGCGCGACGGACGCATCCGTGCTCGCCACGGTCGGTGGCGCAGAGGCCAACTTCACGTGCTTCTGGCATCTCTTCGAGGGTGGGGCGAAAGCAGCAATCATCCTGCCGACATACGGCCAGGTACCCGGCCTGCTGGAGTCATTCGGGAGCAGACTGAGCCCGGTTCATCTGCGGGAAGAAGATGGATGGCAGCCGGACATGGAGGCGCTCGAGGCAGCTCTGGAAGACGGTGCCTCATTCGTCCTCATTACCAATCCGAACAACCCGACGGGCGCCTCGCTCACTCGTGAGTCGATGGACCGCATTGCTGAGCTGACAGAGAAGCACGGGGCCTGGATCCTGGCCGACGAAGTCTATGCAGGAGCCGAAACGGGGGAGGAACGGACACCGTCATTCTGGGGGTCGCATGAACGGGTGCTCGTCACCAATTCGCTCTCGAAGGCCTACGGCCTCCCCGGGCTGCGCCTCGGCTGGATCATGGGACCGGATGAGCTCATCAACGAACTCTGGGGTCGGACGGACTACACCACCATTGCCCCGGCTTCGGTTTCCGATCAACTGGCGTGTGTGGCACTCGCATCAGGTACGCGAGATCGCATCGGGGAGCGCACGCGCGGAATCGTAAGAAAGAACCTAGGTGTGGTCGAGCAGTGGATGGCCGCACAGGATGGTCGGTTCCGGTATCAGGCACCCGACGCCGGGGCGATCTGCTATACGCACTACGACGACCCGATCAACTCGAGCGAGTTCGCCGAGAAAATGCGTGTCGAGAAGTCCGTCCTTGTCGTGCCCGGTGACCACTTCGGGATGGACCACTATCTGCGCCTCGGCTTTGGAAATCCGGAGGACGAGTTGCTGGAAGGGTTGAGTCGGGTGCGTGAGGCGTTTGACGATATTAGCGGGTGA
- a CDS encoding amidohydrolase family protein, whose protein sequence is MMAIRFGWALTAALAFAPATAAPLLAQDAGPFDLLVRGGRVLDGTGNPWFRADIGVRDGRIVAVGRLNGAAATKTIDAAGRYVSPGFIDIHSHADDGSAQIGGATIRTDQLDRKSAPNLVSQGVTTVVVNHDGRSPWPIRDQRTLIEQQGVGPNVMLMVGHGTVRRQVLGDDYRRLATDGEVEQMKGLVRQALEEGAVGMSAGLEYVPGRWSETSEVARIAEELVPYDGVYIAHERSEGADPMWFWPSQNAAGPPTLQDAIMETIEIGRHSGARVVASHIKAKGAHFWGSSGSAIQLIQRARDEGVRVWADQYPYATSGSDGNTVLIPSWATSSEDGQDGPGPAAMLRRNLTDATIEAQIRQDIAHEIRRRGGADRVVIFEYPRDEWVGKNLQEVADAQGVDPVQMAIDLQLVGDPERRGGGRLRGFSMSEDDVESYAAQPWVATASDGGIALPDDGSVHPRYYGTFPRKIRQYALTAGALSVEAAIRSQTSLPARIMGLQDRGEIRTGNWADLVIFDLETITDEATFFEPHQHASGIDHVIVNGEFVVEDGEILYALPGKLISSRRGGPPSISQEH, encoded by the coding sequence ATGATGGCCATACGATTCGGATGGGCACTCACGGCGGCATTGGCCTTCGCTCCGGCTACCGCCGCCCCACTCCTCGCCCAAGACGCGGGGCCCTTCGACCTTCTCGTGCGTGGCGGCCGCGTCCTCGATGGTACAGGAAACCCGTGGTTCCGAGCCGACATCGGAGTTCGTGACGGACGGATCGTGGCAGTCGGGCGACTCAATGGTGCGGCAGCAACGAAAACGATCGACGCGGCAGGCCGATACGTGTCACCCGGCTTCATCGACATCCACTCGCATGCAGACGACGGGAGTGCTCAAATCGGCGGCGCCACGATCCGAACGGATCAACTCGACCGGAAGTCGGCACCCAATCTCGTCTCACAGGGCGTCACGACAGTCGTCGTCAATCACGACGGGCGCTCCCCGTGGCCGATCCGCGATCAGCGTACGCTCATCGAACAACAGGGTGTGGGTCCAAACGTCATGCTGATGGTCGGGCACGGTACAGTGCGTCGACAGGTGCTGGGCGATGATTATCGGCGCCTCGCCACCGATGGCGAGGTCGAGCAGATGAAGGGTCTGGTGCGGCAGGCCCTCGAGGAAGGTGCGGTCGGTATGTCCGCGGGCCTCGAGTACGTACCCGGTCGATGGAGCGAGACGAGCGAGGTAGCTCGCATCGCGGAAGAGCTCGTGCCGTATGACGGAGTGTACATCGCGCACGAACGCTCGGAGGGGGCCGACCCGATGTGGTTCTGGCCGAGCCAAAATGCAGCCGGCCCACCGACCCTCCAAGACGCAATCATGGAAACCATCGAGATCGGGCGCCACTCGGGGGCACGGGTGGTCGCGTCACATATCAAAGCGAAAGGTGCGCATTTCTGGGGCTCGAGTGGCAGTGCGATCCAGCTCATTCAGCGTGCCCGAGACGAAGGAGTGCGCGTATGGGCAGATCAATACCCGTACGCGACGTCCGGCTCTGACGGAAACACCGTCCTCATTCCTTCCTGGGCCACATCTTCTGAGGACGGCCAGGACGGGCCAGGACCCGCTGCGATGCTGCGCAGGAATCTGACCGATGCCACGATCGAAGCGCAGATCCGTCAGGATATCGCACACGAGATTCGGCGCCGGGGAGGAGCAGATCGGGTCGTAATTTTCGAATATCCCAGAGACGAGTGGGTCGGCAAGAACCTCCAGGAGGTTGCAGACGCGCAGGGGGTCGATCCGGTTCAGATGGCGATCGATCTCCAGTTGGTAGGCGATCCAGAGCGACGCGGAGGTGGGCGGTTGCGCGGCTTCTCCATGTCGGAAGATGACGTCGAGAGCTACGCAGCTCAGCCGTGGGTGGCGACCGCCTCCGACGGTGGTATCGCGCTACCGGACGACGGCTCCGTTCATCCCCGCTATTACGGGACCTTCCCACGCAAAATCCGTCAGTACGCCCTGACTGCGGGCGCCCTGTCCGTCGAGGCGGCGATCCGCTCTCAGACGTCCCTGCCCGCTCGCATCATGGGCCTCCAAGACCGAGGCGAAATCCGAACAGGAAACTGGGCTGACCTCGTGATCTTCGACCTCGAAACGATCACAGACGAGGCGACGTTCTTCGAGCCACACCAGCACGCTTCAGGAATCGATCACGTCATCGTGAACGGTGAGTTTGTCGTTGAGGACGGGGAAATCCTGTACGCGCTGCCTGGGAAGCTCATCTCCTCTCGTCGCGGCGGTCCTCCGAGCATCTCTCAAGAGCACTGA
- a CDS encoding M20/M25/M40 family metallo-hydrolase, with protein MKRTGWVVLALTLIPVGVAGQQSGVEEAARTITEADFDWRVGVIAHDSMQGRNTPSPGLDRTADWIAAEFRRLGLRGGGDDGAFIQRYPLNSVTVDTERSTISAGGVRLAFGPDVLPLFGTSSDGEMGADLVLVSGQGALSRSAQRAINGKHVAVLVSAEQASQNRQLFQLIGGLRGAGAASVLVTSPVGDEQWAGNARRALQPSVSKGWSTDDVGEEVFVPILQMRTSSLESMLEGRGIDLAALQDRSKEDLQVHDTGGLRTTVVLRTRSESMTAPNVVAILDGSDPELANEYVVFSGHMDHVGMGAPDANGDSIFNGADDDASGTVAVMEVAEAMTALLIAPRRSMMFLLVSGEEKGLWGSEWFAENPTVPIESLAANLNTDMVGRNWADTIVAIGKEHSDLGESMNRVNSDHPELRMTAIDDLWPEERFYFRSDHYNFAKKGVPILFFFNGTHDDYHGRDDEPDRIDAEKAARIAKLVFYLGMEIGNADERPKWNPESYAQIVSEQ; from the coding sequence ATGAAGAGGACAGGCTGGGTCGTACTTGCTCTTACACTGATCCCTGTCGGGGTGGCCGGTCAGCAGTCAGGCGTCGAAGAGGCGGCTCGCACCATCACCGAGGCCGACTTCGATTGGCGCGTGGGCGTGATCGCCCACGACTCAATGCAGGGTCGGAACACACCGAGCCCGGGCTTGGATCGGACGGCAGACTGGATCGCAGCAGAGTTCCGCCGACTGGGCTTGCGCGGTGGGGGGGACGATGGCGCTTTCATTCAGCGATACCCATTGAACTCGGTTACCGTCGATACTGAACGCTCCACCATCTCAGCTGGTGGTGTCCGACTTGCTTTCGGTCCGGATGTGCTTCCTCTCTTCGGAACCTCCTCGGATGGCGAAATGGGTGCCGACCTCGTGCTGGTATCGGGCCAGGGCGCTCTTTCGCGCAGTGCCCAACGTGCGATCAATGGCAAGCATGTGGCCGTGCTGGTTTCTGCTGAGCAGGCAAGCCAGAACCGTCAACTTTTTCAGCTCATTGGTGGACTCCGTGGTGCCGGGGCCGCGTCTGTTCTCGTGACGTCCCCGGTCGGTGACGAACAGTGGGCGGGCAATGCTCGCCGAGCACTTCAGCCCTCCGTGTCGAAGGGCTGGTCAACCGACGACGTCGGCGAGGAGGTGTTCGTGCCGATTCTCCAGATGCGGACGTCCTCGCTCGAAAGTATGCTGGAGGGTCGAGGAATTGATCTCGCGGCCCTTCAGGATCGGTCGAAGGAAGATCTTCAGGTACACGACACGGGCGGCCTGCGCACGACCGTGGTGCTCCGTACCCGGAGTGAATCGATGACTGCCCCCAACGTGGTCGCGATTCTCGATGGAAGTGACCCTGAGCTCGCGAATGAATACGTCGTCTTTTCTGGCCACATGGATCATGTTGGCATGGGTGCGCCGGATGCGAACGGCGACTCGATCTTCAACGGGGCCGACGATGATGCGTCTGGCACTGTCGCGGTAATGGAGGTCGCGGAGGCGATGACTGCGCTGCTGATCGCCCCCCGGCGCTCCATGATGTTTCTCCTCGTTAGCGGGGAAGAGAAGGGGCTATGGGGGAGTGAGTGGTTTGCTGAGAACCCGACGGTTCCGATCGAGTCGCTGGCCGCGAATCTGAACACGGACATGGTCGGACGGAACTGGGCCGACACGATCGTAGCAATCGGGAAAGAACACTCGGATTTGGGCGAGTCCATGAACCGAGTGAATTCCGATCATCCTGAGCTTCGGATGACCGCGATCGACGATCTCTGGCCCGAGGAACGGTTCTACTTCCGTTCTGATCACTACAATTTCGCGAAGAAAGGGGTGCCGATACTTTTTTTCTTTAACGGCACCCACGACGACTATCACGGCCGTGACGACGAGCCTGATCGGATCGATGCGGAGAAGGCTGCCCGGATCGCAAAACTCGTTTTCTATCTCGGCATGGAAATTGGGAACGCCGACGAGAGGCCCAAGTGGAATCCGGAGAGTTACGCGCAGATCGTATCGGAGCAGTGA
- a CDS encoding sigma-70 family RNA polymerase sigma factor, producing the protein MSNIDWNDLYRTTFPELVRFLHRKVWDEDRARDLAQEAFVRALKHEPKKPRAWLFQVAANLARDEARTVIRRKKHLVLLKTEVEVRQASQRDADSQLDEQERWAAVRGALKMLSEKDREALLLWDAGQSYTEIACQLDLAVGAVGTTLSRARKRLAEAYNEKEEADVAR; encoded by the coding sequence ATGAGCAACATTGACTGGAATGACCTGTACCGGACGACGTTCCCGGAGCTTGTCCGCTTCCTGCACCGAAAAGTGTGGGACGAGGACCGAGCACGGGATCTCGCCCAGGAAGCGTTCGTCCGCGCGCTGAAGCACGAGCCGAAGAAGCCACGTGCTTGGCTGTTTCAGGTCGCGGCGAACTTGGCTAGAGACGAAGCGCGGACCGTCATCCGGCGGAAGAAACATCTCGTCCTTTTGAAGACAGAGGTCGAGGTCCGCCAGGCGTCACAGCGAGATGCCGATTCACAGCTCGATGAACAGGAGCGATGGGCCGCGGTGCGAGGGGCGCTCAAGATGCTTTCGGAGAAGGACCGTGAGGCACTGCTCCTTTGGGATGCGGGGCAGAGCTATACAGAAATCGCATGTCAACTGGACCTTGCAGTCGGTGCTGTCGGGACGACGCTGTCTCGCGCGCGGAAGCGGCTGGCTGAGGCATACAATGAAAAGGAGGAGGCAGATGTCGCACGTTGA